A DNA window from Stenotrophomonas sp. 57 contains the following coding sequences:
- a CDS encoding ParB/RepB/Spo0J family partition protein: MTSTKPAAKKRGLGRGLDALLGPKGAVSQVQATTAVIEPLPGEVLRKLAVGQLQPGKYQPRREMDEGKLSELADSIKSQGVIQPILVRQLPAGNYEIVAGERRWRASQLAGLDEVPVVVRELEDRTVIAMALIENIQREDLNPLEEAEALQRLISEFTLTHAEAAEAVGRSRAAVSNLLRLLELPVAIRLLLETRRLEMGHARALLTLAPELAGKLAQEAADEGWSVREVERRAQAFAAGKVPSNRPVATPKVQQADIASLETELSEALGAKVAINHGRGGKGKLIIHYTDLDTLDGVLEKLRTRQG; this comes from the coding sequence ATGACCAGCACCAAGCCGGCAGCCAAGAAGCGGGGCCTCGGCCGTGGCCTGGACGCGCTGCTGGGCCCGAAGGGAGCGGTAAGCCAGGTGCAGGCCACCACCGCGGTGATCGAGCCGCTGCCGGGTGAAGTGCTGCGCAAGCTGGCCGTGGGCCAGTTGCAGCCGGGCAAGTACCAGCCGCGCCGCGAGATGGACGAGGGCAAGCTGTCCGAGCTGGCCGACTCGATCAAGTCGCAGGGCGTGATCCAGCCGATCCTGGTGCGCCAGCTGCCCGCCGGCAACTACGAAATCGTCGCCGGTGAGCGCCGCTGGCGCGCATCGCAGCTGGCCGGCCTGGACGAGGTGCCGGTGGTGGTGCGCGAGCTGGAAGACCGCACCGTCATCGCGATGGCGCTGATCGAGAACATCCAGCGCGAAGACCTCAACCCGCTGGAAGAAGCCGAGGCGCTGCAGCGCCTGATCAGCGAATTCACCCTGACCCATGCCGAGGCCGCCGAGGCCGTCGGCCGCTCGCGCGCGGCGGTGTCCAACCTGCTGCGCCTGTTGGAGCTGCCGGTGGCGATCCGCCTGCTGCTGGAAACCCGCCGCCTGGAAATGGGCCACGCCCGCGCGCTGCTGACCCTGGCCCCGGAGCTGGCGGGCAAGCTGGCCCAGGAAGCAGCCGATGAAGGCTGGTCGGTGCGCGAGGTCGAGCGCCGTGCGCAGGCCTTTGCCGCAGGCAAGGTGCCGAGCAATCGCCCGGTGGCCACCCCGAAGGTGCAGCAGGCCGACATCGCCTCGCTGGAAACCGAGCTGTCCGAAGCGCTCGGCGCCAAGGTGGCGATCAATCACGGCCGTGGCGGCAAGGGCAAGCTGATCATCCACTACACCGACCTGGATACCCTGGACGGCGTGCTGGAAAAGCTGCGTACGCGCCAGGGCTGA
- the rsmG gene encoding 16S rRNA (guanine(527)-N(7))-methyltransferase RsmG: MSEHPLPASVAATLEQGLASMGLDAALAPPLLRYLALLHRWNGTYNLTAIRDPQEMVTRHLLDSLAMQPFVADGSLADLGTGPGLPGIPLAIACPGLQVTLVESNGKKARFMREAVRQLGLGNARVAESRAEALDEAGRYDQLTARAMDTLAGIVRVGGHLLRPGGVLLAMKGVYPHEEIAELPAGWQVREVTPLSVPGLAGERHLVTVIGP, translated from the coding sequence ATGAGCGAACACCCACTTCCCGCCAGCGTGGCCGCCACGCTGGAACAGGGCCTGGCCAGCATGGGCCTGGACGCCGCGCTGGCGCCGCCGCTGCTGCGCTACCTGGCCCTGCTGCACCGCTGGAACGGCACCTACAACCTCACCGCCATCCGCGACCCGCAGGAGATGGTCACCCGCCACCTGCTCGATTCGCTGGCGATGCAGCCGTTCGTGGCCGATGGCAGCCTGGCCGACCTCGGCACGGGCCCCGGCCTGCCCGGCATCCCGCTGGCGATCGCCTGCCCGGGCCTGCAGGTCACCCTGGTGGAGAGCAACGGCAAGAAGGCGCGCTTCATGCGCGAGGCCGTGCGCCAGCTGGGCCTGGGCAATGCCCGCGTGGCTGAATCGCGCGCCGAGGCCCTGGACGAGGCAGGCCGCTACGACCAGCTGACCGCGCGCGCGATGGACACCCTGGCCGGCATCGTCCGCGTCGGCGGCCACCTGCTGCGCCCGGGTGGCGTACTGCTGGCCATGAAGGGCGTCTATCCCCATGAGGAGATCGCGGAGCTGCCGGCGGGCTGGCAGGTGCGCGAGGTGACCCCGCTGAGCGTGCCCGGCCTGGCCGGCGAACGCCACCTGGTCACGGTTATAGGCCCCTGA
- a CDS encoding DUF885 family protein encodes MKTRLAVALLIALSAPAVALAAPPAAAAPASVATESPADAAFRALYEKEWKWRQDGGGEASEDEDAPANATRMPDVGPAAQQARLKVWDETLAALKKIDPKTLSPDNQVNYAIYRDQVFNLAEETRLRGYEMPFNADSSFWSNLSFMARREIKTVQDYQNYIARLNDVPRYFGQQTENMRAGLKRGFSVPRAVLDGREVSIATVAELKDPTESPLYAPFKKLPNNIPAAEQVRLQAHAREAISGKVVPAFQQLRTFFVNEYVPQARTTLAAEAMPDGKAYYKQQIHEYTTLDLSPDEIHRIGLEEVARIQGEMNDIIKQVKFKGSFAEFLTFLRTDPQFYAKTPEELLSRAAWISKRADGQLGKYMTLPRARFTIVPVPPDIAPFWTAGRGGMGTYWLNTYNLPSRPLYNLPALTLHESDPGHALQGAIAAEQKNLPEFRRNAYISAYGEGWALYCEKLGVEMGIYETPYEDFGRLTYEMWRAARLVIDTGVHSKGWTREQALAYLRDHTALSEHEVTTEVDRYISWPGQALSYKLGEIAIVRLRAQAEKELGAKFDIKGFHDTLLKQGSVPLPVLEQQIQAYIAERKKA; translated from the coding sequence GTGAAAACCCGTCTTGCCGTTGCCCTGCTGATTGCCCTGTCCGCCCCCGCCGTGGCCCTGGCCGCGCCGCCCGCCGCCGCCGCGCCGGCCAGCGTCGCCACCGAATCGCCTGCCGATGCCGCCTTCCGCGCGCTGTACGAGAAGGAATGGAAATGGCGCCAGGATGGTGGCGGCGAGGCCAGCGAGGACGAGGACGCCCCGGCCAATGCCACCCGCATGCCCGATGTCGGCCCGGCCGCACAGCAGGCGCGCCTGAAGGTGTGGGACGAGACCCTCGCCGCGCTGAAGAAGATCGATCCGAAGACCCTGTCGCCCGACAACCAGGTCAACTACGCGATCTACCGCGACCAGGTGTTCAACCTGGCCGAAGAGACGCGCCTGCGCGGCTACGAGATGCCGTTCAACGCGGACTCCTCGTTCTGGTCCAACCTGTCCTTCATGGCCCGGCGCGAGATAAAGACCGTGCAGGACTATCAGAACTACATCGCACGGCTGAACGATGTGCCGCGTTACTTCGGCCAGCAGACCGAGAACATGCGCGCCGGCCTGAAGCGTGGCTTCAGCGTGCCGCGCGCGGTGCTTGATGGTCGCGAGGTGTCCATCGCCACCGTCGCCGAGCTGAAGGACCCGACCGAGTCGCCGTTGTACGCGCCGTTCAAGAAGCTGCCCAACAACATTCCGGCCGCCGAACAGGTCAGGCTGCAGGCGCACGCGCGTGAAGCGATCAGTGGCAAGGTGGTGCCCGCGTTCCAGCAGCTGCGCACCTTCTTCGTCAACGAGTACGTGCCGCAGGCGCGCACCACCCTGGCCGCCGAAGCAATGCCGGACGGCAAGGCGTACTACAAGCAGCAGATCCACGAATACACCACGCTCGATCTGTCGCCGGACGAGATCCACCGCATCGGACTGGAGGAAGTCGCGCGCATCCAGGGCGAGATGAACGACATCATCAAGCAGGTGAAGTTCAAGGGCAGCTTCGCCGAATTCCTGACCTTCCTGCGTACCGACCCTCAGTTCTATGCCAAGACGCCGGAAGAGCTGCTGTCACGTGCCGCGTGGATCTCCAAGCGCGCCGATGGCCAGCTGGGCAAGTACATGACGCTGCCGCGCGCGCGCTTCACCATCGTGCCGGTACCGCCGGATATCGCACCGTTCTGGACCGCCGGCCGTGGTGGCATGGGCACCTACTGGCTCAACACCTACAACCTGCCGTCGCGCCCGCTGTACAACCTGCCGGCGCTGACCCTGCATGAATCCGATCCGGGCCACGCACTGCAGGGCGCCATCGCCGCCGAGCAGAAGAACCTGCCGGAGTTCCGCCGCAACGCCTACATCTCCGCCTATGGCGAAGGCTGGGCGCTGTACTGCGAGAAGCTGGGCGTGGAAATGGGCATCTACGAAACCCCGTACGAGGATTTCGGCCGCCTGACCTACGAGATGTGGCGCGCGGCGCGCCTGGTGATCGACACCGGCGTGCACAGCAAGGGCTGGACCCGCGAGCAGGCGCTGGCCTACCTGCGTGACCACACCGCGCTGAGCGAGCATGAAGTGACCACCGAAGTGGACCGCTACATTTCCTGGCCGGGCCAGGCGCTGAGCTACAAGCTGGGCGAGATCGCCATCGTGCGCCTGCGTGCGCAGGCGGAGAAGGAGCTGGGCGCCAAGTTCGACATCAAGGGTTTCCACGACACCCTGCTGAAGCAGGGCTCGGTGCCGCTGCCGGTGCTGGAACAGCAGATCCAGGCCTACATCGCCGAGCGCAAGAAGGCCTGA
- a CDS encoding glycosyltransferase family 2 protein: MSQPELSVVVPVFNERDNVAPLVAEITAALRGRLPFEIVYIDDHSRDDTLAVLQGLKATTPELRVLHHVNQSGQSTAVRTGVKHARAPWIATLDGDGQNDPADIPKLLAARDAAEAQVKLFAGWRVNRQDSGSKRWASRWANAIRARMLRDDTPDTGCGIKLFERSAFLDLPYFDHMHRYLPALMQRAGWKTTSVPVNHRHRTAGVSKYNNLGRALVGIRDLRGVAWLITRSKRTAVEER, translated from the coding sequence ATGAGCCAACCCGAGCTTTCCGTTGTTGTCCCGGTGTTCAACGAGCGCGACAACGTCGCCCCGCTGGTCGCCGAAATCACCGCTGCACTGCGCGGGCGGCTACCGTTCGAGATCGTCTACATTGACGACCACTCGCGCGATGACACCTTGGCCGTGCTGCAGGGGCTGAAGGCGACCACGCCGGAACTGCGGGTACTGCACCACGTGAACCAGAGCGGGCAGAGCACCGCCGTGCGCACCGGCGTCAAGCACGCACGGGCGCCCTGGATCGCTACCCTCGATGGTGACGGCCAGAACGATCCAGCCGATATTCCCAAGCTGCTGGCCGCGCGCGATGCCGCCGAGGCACAGGTGAAGCTGTTCGCCGGCTGGCGCGTCAACCGCCAGGACAGCGGCAGCAAGCGCTGGGCCAGCCGCTGGGCCAACGCCATCCGCGCGCGCATGCTGCGCGACGACACGCCTGACACCGGCTGCGGCATCAAGCTGTTCGAACGCAGCGCGTTCCTCGACCTGCCGTACTTCGATCACATGCACCGTTACCTGCCGGCGCTGATGCAGCGCGCCGGCTGGAAGACCACCAGCGTGCCGGTCAATCACCGCCACCGTACCGCCGGTGTGTCCAAGTACAACAATCTGGGCCGCGCGCTGGTCGGCATCCGCGACCTGCGCGGCGTGGCCTGGCTGATCACCCGCAGCAAGCGCACCGCGGTGGAGGAGCGTTGA
- a CDS encoding lipid-A-disaccharide synthase N-terminal domain-containing protein, which produces MDLELHWLDQPLTWLYWTGLHVTGWKLIGYTGALMFGGRWLVQFIASKRAGKPVIPRLFWYMSVIGSLMTLSYFLFSAKQDSVGVLQNLFPAFTALYSLHLDIKHRGWKRDRASH; this is translated from the coding sequence ATGGACCTGGAGCTGCACTGGCTGGACCAGCCGCTGACCTGGCTGTACTGGACCGGCCTGCATGTGACCGGCTGGAAGCTGATCGGCTACACCGGCGCACTGATGTTCGGCGGCCGCTGGCTGGTCCAGTTCATCGCCTCCAAGCGCGCCGGCAAGCCGGTCATCCCGCGCCTGTTCTGGTACATGAGCGTGATCGGCAGCCTGATGACGCTGAGCTACTTCCTGTTCTCGGCCAAGCAGGACTCGGTGGGCGTGCTGCAGAACCTGTTCCCGGCGTTCACCGCGCTGTACAGCCTGCACCTGGACATCAAGCACCGGGGCTGGAAGCGGGACAGGGCCAGCCACTGA
- a CDS encoding ParA family protein: MARIIAIANQKGGVGKTTTAVNLAASLANAPKRVLLVDLDSQGNATMGSGVDKRELAASTCDLLLGENSAADVRVQTAEGYDLLPGNIDLTAAEIQLMGQSEREQRLKRALAPIRDEYDYILIDCPPALSLLTLNALAAADSVIVPMQCEYYALEGLSALVETIEALRTSLNPALEIEGVLRTMFDVRNNLANAVSAELTEHFGDRVFRTIVPRNVRLAEAPSHGQSIVGYDRASRGGVAYLGLAGEIIRRNNERNKAAKAVETV, translated from the coding sequence ATGGCCCGCATCATCGCCATCGCCAACCAGAAGGGTGGCGTCGGCAAGACCACGACCGCCGTCAACCTGGCCGCTTCCCTGGCCAACGCCCCCAAGCGCGTGCTGCTGGTCGACCTTGATTCGCAGGGCAACGCGACCATGGGCAGCGGCGTGGACAAGCGCGAGCTGGCCGCCTCCACCTGTGATCTGCTGCTGGGCGAGAACAGCGCCGCCGATGTGCGCGTGCAGACTGCCGAAGGCTACGACCTGCTTCCCGGCAACATCGACCTGACCGCCGCCGAGATCCAGCTGATGGGCCAGAGCGAGCGCGAGCAGCGCCTGAAGCGCGCGCTGGCGCCGATCCGCGACGAGTACGACTACATCCTGATCGACTGCCCGCCGGCACTGTCGCTGCTGACGCTCAATGCGCTGGCCGCCGCCGACTCGGTGATCGTGCCGATGCAGTGCGAGTACTACGCGCTGGAAGGCCTGAGCGCGCTGGTGGAAACCATCGAAGCGCTGCGCACCAGCCTGAACCCGGCGCTGGAGATCGAAGGCGTGCTGCGCACCATGTTCGACGTGCGCAACAACCTGGCCAACGCGGTCTCGGCCGAGCTCACCGAACACTTCGGTGATCGCGTGTTCCGCACCATCGTGCCGCGCAACGTGCGCCTGGCCGAGGCGCCCAGCCATGGCCAGAGCATCGTCGGCTACGACCGCGCCTCGCGCGGTGGCGTGGCCTACCTGGGCCTGGCCGGCGAGATCATCCGCCGCAACAACGAACGCAACAAGGCCGCCAAGGCCGTGGAGACCGTCTGA
- a CDS encoding NAD-dependent epimerase/dehydratase family protein gives MTILLTGAAGFIGAYTARALLEAGQAVVGLDNFNDYYDPQIKHDRVAALCPTLDLRTLDLTDRDGLAALFDEVQPTAVIHLAAQAGVRYSLENPHAYVDSNLVGFVNMLELCRHRGVQHLVYASSSSVYGDSATPPFSEDQRVDQPRSLYAATKAANELMAYTYAQLYGLHATGLRFFTVYGPWGRPDMAPLLFSRAVLAGRPIDVFNEGRMQRDFTHVSDIVSGILGALAHPADGTVPHRVFNLGNHTPVELERFISVIEQAAGRPAQKVYKPMQPGDMVRTMADTRRAHDAFGFDAVTPIEEGLPPVVQWCREYFGDRA, from the coding sequence ATGACCATCCTGCTCACCGGCGCTGCCGGCTTCATCGGTGCCTATACCGCCCGCGCGCTGCTGGAGGCGGGCCAGGCCGTGGTCGGGCTGGACAACTTCAACGACTACTACGACCCGCAGATCAAGCATGATCGCGTGGCTGCGCTGTGCCCGACGCTGGACCTGCGCACACTGGACCTGACCGATCGCGATGGCCTGGCCGCGCTGTTCGACGAGGTGCAGCCGACCGCCGTGATCCATCTGGCCGCGCAGGCCGGCGTGCGCTATTCGCTGGAAAACCCGCACGCCTACGTCGACAGCAACCTGGTCGGCTTCGTCAACATGCTCGAGCTGTGCCGCCACCGTGGCGTGCAGCACCTGGTGTATGCCTCCAGCAGTTCGGTCTACGGTGATTCGGCCACGCCGCCGTTCTCCGAGGACCAGCGCGTGGACCAGCCGCGCTCGCTGTACGCGGCGACCAAGGCCGCCAACGAGCTGATGGCTTATACCTACGCGCAGCTGTACGGCCTGCATGCCACCGGCCTGCGCTTCTTCACCGTGTACGGCCCGTGGGGCCGGCCGGACATGGCACCGCTGCTGTTCTCGCGCGCGGTGCTGGCCGGTCGGCCGATCGACGTATTCAACGAAGGCCGCATGCAGCGCGATTTCACACATGTCTCCGACATCGTCTCCGGTATCCTCGGCGCCCTCGCGCATCCGGCCGACGGTACGGTGCCGCACCGGGTGTTCAACCTCGGCAACCATACGCCGGTGGAGCTGGAGCGCTTCATCAGCGTGATCGAGCAGGCCGCCGGCCGCCCCGCGCAGAAGGTCTACAAGCCCATGCAGCCCGGCGACATGGTGCGCACGATGGCCGATACCCGCCGCGCACATGACGCTTTCGGCTTCGATGCGGTGACCCCGATCGAAGAAGGCCTGCCGCCTGTGGTGCAGTGGTGCCGCGAGTATTTTGGTGATCGCGCCTGA
- a CDS encoding suppressor of fused domain protein, giving the protein MSNAFDDVSPGGSPILVHSRQKDFTPPQGEEHIEAIGAHIERHLGPVSGVFHEIISDLVHIDVHVVPATDQFPYLRLVTSGMSDLPMAVPAEVDADVPRYMELMVTLPADWPMSQDAFEDERNYWPVRLLKGMARLPHEYDTWLGFGHTIPNGHPSEPYAPGVGFDGAIVLPPVTAPEEFATLELDDGRTISFMTLVPLYPEEMDLKLKKGAEALLDRFDAKKIQDVIEPGRANVAKKRFGLF; this is encoded by the coding sequence ATGAGCAACGCATTCGACGACGTCAGCCCGGGCGGCAGCCCGATCCTGGTCCACAGCCGCCAGAAGGACTTCACCCCGCCGCAGGGTGAAGAACACATCGAGGCGATCGGCGCGCACATTGAGCGCCACCTGGGCCCGGTATCCGGCGTCTTCCACGAGATCATCTCCGACCTGGTGCACATCGACGTGCACGTGGTGCCGGCCACCGACCAGTTCCCGTACCTGCGGCTGGTGACCTCCGGCATGAGCGATCTGCCGATGGCCGTGCCCGCCGAGGTGGACGCGGACGTGCCGCGCTACATGGAACTGATGGTGACCCTGCCGGCCGACTGGCCGATGTCCCAGGACGCCTTCGAGGACGAGCGCAATTACTGGCCGGTGCGCCTGCTGAAGGGCATGGCGCGTTTGCCACACGAGTACGACACCTGGCTGGGCTTCGGCCACACCATTCCCAACGGCCATCCCAGCGAGCCCTACGCGCCGGGGGTGGGCTTCGACGGTGCCATCGTGCTGCCACCGGTGACTGCCCCGGAAGAATTCGCCACGCTGGAACTGGACGACGGCAGGACCATCAGCTTCATGACCCTGGTTCCGCTGTATCCGGAAGAGATGGATCTGAAGCTGAAGAAGGGCGCCGAGGCGCTGCTCGACCGCTTCGATGCGAAGAAGATCCAGGACGTGATCGAACCCGGCCGCGCCAATGTGGCCAAGAAGCGTTTCGGGCTGTTCTGA